TGCCGGCCCTTTTGATGTCGCCGGCGAAAGCGGCCGAGCGAGCCGCTCGGGCGTGGTCCACGACCGAGAGCGCGGTGCCGACCGCGGTGCCGACCGCGGGGATGACATCGCCCACGATGCGGTCACGGGCGATGCCGATGTAGCGGTTGGCGCTCGCGCGGGTAGACTCCGCCGCGGGACGCACATAGCTGTCGTAGCCGTCACGGACGCGCGGCGCGATCTCCTCGCGGGTGTAGTGGGCGGCCTGCTTCTTGGCCTCGCTGGCGAGAGCGTTCGCGCTCGACAGCACCTCTTGCTGACGACCCCACAGCTCCTCGGCGCTTCTGCGCAGTCGCTTGAGCTCCTTCTTGCGCTTCCGTGTCAGGCTCATCCTGGACCTCCATTGCGTCGGTGGCGAACTGACTCCATCTTGCCACCGAAAGCCCTGGGGATGGTCCGAGAGCCCGGACCGGGCCCCGGGCTTCCACAGGCCCTGTGCAAGAATTGATGCCATGTCTAAGCACACCGCTGTCGCCACGCTCCACACTAACTACGGAGATATCAAGGTCAACCTCTTCGGCAACCACGTTCCGAAGACGGTCGGGAACTTCGCGGGGCTGGCGACCGGTGAGATCGAGTGGACGCATCCGGCCACGGGCGAGAAGACGAACACTCCGCTTTACGACGGCGTGATCTTCCACCGAATCATCCCCGGCTTCATGATCCAGGGCGGCGACCCGCTCGGACAGGGCATCGGTGGGCCGGGCTACCAGTTCGACGACGAGATCAACCCGGAACTCGACTTCACCCAGCCCTACATGCTCGCCATGGCCAACGCAGGAAGCCCGGGGGGACGCGGCACCAATGGCTCGCAGTTCTTCATCACCGTCGGTCCGACGACGTGGCTGCAGGGCAAACACTCCATCTTCGGCGAGGTCGCGGACGACGCTTCGCGCAAGGTCGTGGACAAGCTCGCCGAGGTCCCGACCGATGCCGGTGACCGCCCGCTCGATGACGTCGTCATCGAGTCGGTCGAGATCGAGCAGGTCTGAGAGCGGACAGGCGGAGCTGAACGATGTCTCAGCCCGTCGGCGTGCCGGTGAGCACCTGCTACCGGCATCCCGATCGTGTGAGCTATGTGCTCTGCCAGCGGTGCGGACGGACGATCTGCGGGGAGTGTCAGACGCCGGCCGCCGTCGGCGTCGTGTGCCCCGAGTGCATGGCCCAGCAGCGCGCCACAGCACCGCGTACGAAACCAGCCTGGCTCACCCGGGCGACCGCGCCGGGCGCCCCGGTCGTCACCTACGCGATCATCGCCGTCTGCGTGGTGGTGTTCCTCTTGCAGAATGCGCCGATCGTCGGCGGGCAGATCATGAACGCACTGGTCTATGCGGGTGCGTACTCCTACCCGTCCGGTTCGCTGTCGCCGCTGATCGCGTTCGAGCCGTGGCGGATGCTCACGTCGCTCTTCGCGCACGCGAACCTCATCCACTTGGCGCTGAACATGTACACGCTGTGGGTCTTCGGGATGGTCCTCGAGCCGATGCTCGGCCGGCTGCGCTACGCCGCGCTCTTCCTCATCGCCGGTTTCGCGGGTTCGCTGGCTGTCCTGCTGATCACTCCTCCCGGTCAGGAGGTGCTCGGCGCCTCTGGCGCGATCTTCGGGATGTTCGGGGCGTTCTTCATCATTCAGCGGCGGCTGGGGGGCAACGCGACGCAGATTCTTGTGCTGGTCGCCATCAACTTGGCGGTCGGCTTCATCCCCGGTCTCAACATCTCTTGGCAGGCACACGTCGGCGGATTCATCGGCGGCCTGCTGCTCGGACTGATCTACGTCGAGACG
This genomic window from Leifsonia xyli subsp. cynodontis DSM 46306 contains:
- a CDS encoding peptidylprolyl isomerase; protein product: MSKHTAVATLHTNYGDIKVNLFGNHVPKTVGNFAGLATGEIEWTHPATGEKTNTPLYDGVIFHRIIPGFMIQGGDPLGQGIGGPGYQFDDEINPELDFTQPYMLAMANAGSPGGRGTNGSQFFITVGPTTWLQGKHSIFGEVADDASRKVVDKLAEVPTDAGDRPLDDVVIESVEIEQV
- a CDS encoding rhomboid family intramembrane serine protease; amino-acid sequence: MSQPVGVPVSTCYRHPDRVSYVLCQRCGRTICGECQTPAAVGVVCPECMAQQRATAPRTKPAWLTRATAPGAPVVTYAIIAVCVVVFLLQNAPIVGGQIMNALVYAGAYSYPSGSLSPLIAFEPWRMLTSLFAHANLIHLALNMYTLWVFGMVLEPMLGRLRYAALFLIAGFAGSLAVLLITPPGQEVLGASGAIFGMFGAFFIIQRRLGGNATQILVLVAINLAVGFIPGLNISWQAHVGGFIGGLLLGLIYVETRKPSGRRWQLPITVLLCALLIVVSLLHFF